From Acidimicrobiales bacterium, one genomic window encodes:
- the bmt gene encoding betaine--homocysteine S-methyltransferase, translated as MTTGSDTTPVAAGNVLDELIAERGHLVIDGAMGTELFARGLPPGDAPERMNLDMAEAVQAVHRAYVEAGSDIILTNSFGGTKFRLALHDLDDRVVEINAAAARNARAAADEAERRVLVAGSMGPTGELIVPLGSLEPADAQAAFAEQAEGLTQGGADLLWIETMSSLEEIEAAIAGARQVSHLPVTVTLSFDTAGRTMMGVTGTLAAERLTELGVAAIGANCGNNLAETEAALAEIRAATHVPVISKANAGIPEWHGAELSYSGSPEVMGAHAHRVRSAGIEIIGGCCGNSPAHVAAIRGVLDGTIPVPDVEVALAPERASGDGAARRARRRRG; from the coding sequence GTGACGACAGGATCCGACACCACCCCCGTCGCGGCGGGCAACGTTCTCGACGAGCTGATCGCCGAGCGCGGTCACCTCGTGATCGACGGAGCGATGGGAACCGAGCTCTTCGCTCGTGGCCTTCCCCCTGGTGATGCGCCGGAGCGCATGAACCTCGACATGGCCGAGGCCGTCCAGGCGGTCCACCGTGCCTATGTCGAAGCCGGGTCCGACATCATCTTGACCAACAGCTTCGGCGGCACGAAGTTCCGGCTCGCGCTCCACGATCTCGACGACCGGGTCGTCGAGATCAACGCGGCTGCTGCCCGCAACGCCCGTGCCGCCGCCGACGAAGCCGAACGCCGCGTGCTCGTGGCCGGATCGATGGGGCCCACCGGGGAACTGATCGTCCCGCTGGGCTCGCTCGAGCCGGCCGACGCGCAGGCTGCGTTCGCCGAACAGGCGGAAGGACTCACTCAGGGCGGCGCCGATCTGCTCTGGATCGAGACCATGAGCTCGCTCGAGGAGATCGAAGCCGCGATTGCCGGCGCCCGTCAGGTCAGCCACCTCCCCGTCACCGTCACCCTGAGCTTCGACACCGCCGGGCGCACCATGATGGGGGTCACCGGCACACTGGCCGCCGAGCGGCTGACCGAGCTCGGTGTCGCCGCGATCGGTGCCAACTGCGGCAACAACCTCGCCGAGACCGAAGCCGCCCTCGCCGAGATCCGTGCTGCGACCCACGTGCCGGTCATCTCCAAGGCCAACGCGGGCATTCCCGAGTGGCACGGTGCCGAGCTGTCCTACAGCGGCTCTCCGGAGGTCATGGGCGCCCATGCGCATCGTGTGCGCTCCGCGGGCATCGAGATCATCGGCGGATGTTGCGGCAACTCTCCGGCGCACGTCGCGGCGATCCGCGGTGTGCTCGACGGAACGATCCCGGTTCCCGACGTGGAGGTCGCGCTCGCTCCCGAACGCGCCTCGGGCGACGGCGCCGCCCGCCGCGCTCGCCGGCGTCGCGGCTGA
- a CDS encoding phytanoyl-CoA dioxygenase family protein, protein MQSHPWNVDFAWTRAETAPCFLTMPEIDQFHEEGWLVVADLIDDDTLTTVTAELDAIEAEVDAALKTLPDERLSIAESGAIVFAPHAVARSAAARALSAHPAIAGLCHDLIGPDVRLYWDQIVYKKPDKPRRFPWHQDNGYTFVEPQQYLTVWLSLSDATVEAGCPWVVPGLHRGGTLLHDYVDPLGFQCFADHADAIPAPVGRGGAVVFSSLTPHLTGPNTTDAVRKTYILQYAPDGAVKLDGDPAAGAEPVRIPQDDPHRQYVVVEQGVPVA, encoded by the coding sequence GTGCAGTCCCATCCCTGGAACGTCGACTTCGCCTGGACCAGGGCGGAGACCGCTCCGTGTTTCCTCACCATGCCGGAGATCGACCAGTTCCACGAGGAGGGCTGGCTCGTCGTCGCGGACCTCATCGACGACGACACACTCACGACGGTGACCGCCGAACTCGACGCGATCGAGGCGGAGGTCGACGCGGCCCTGAAGACGCTCCCCGACGAACGTCTCTCGATCGCCGAGTCGGGGGCGATCGTCTTCGCGCCGCATGCGGTCGCCCGGTCCGCGGCGGCACGGGCACTCAGCGCCCACCCCGCGATCGCCGGGCTGTGCCACGACCTCATCGGCCCGGATGTCCGCCTCTACTGGGACCAGATCGTCTACAAGAAGCCCGACAAACCCCGACGGTTCCCGTGGCACCAGGACAACGGGTACACGTTCGTCGAGCCACAGCAGTACCTCACCGTGTGGTTGTCCCTGAGCGATGCGACGGTCGAAGCCGGCTGCCCGTGGGTGGTTCCCGGCCTCCACCGCGGCGGCACCCTCCTCCACGACTATGTCGACCCGCTGGGTTTTCAGTGTTTCGCCGACCATGCCGATGCGATTCCGGCCCCCGTCGGTCGGGGCGGGGCGGTCGTCTTCTCCTCGCTGACCCCCCATCTCACGGGCCCGAACACGACCGACGCCGTCCGCAAGACCTACATCCTCCAGTACGCCCCGGACGGCGCGGTGAAGCTCGACGGCGATCCCGCCGCCGGCGCCGAACCGGTGCGCATCCCGCAGGACGATCCGCATCGGCAGTACGTCGTCGTCGAACAAGGGGTGCCCGTCGCGTGA
- a CDS encoding ABC transporter permease produces the protein MVATLGPAAAVLAVQTVLFRTDLGFILQGATIGLLTALIAVGMALIYRANRVLNFSQADLGYIPGLLGVMLVAVTGLNYFLGFFAGLAVAIVGGALVELIVIRRFFRSARLILTVVTLGLSQLLVFLAFWMADLWDAESRSQKVHFPVEFKFQVESIIFREDDVVAWVVAPLAMAAVALFLRGTVMGTAIRGAAERADLAGLLGVPVRRLHTIVWSIATTLAFIAIWLRAGILGLPVGAALSFGVLLRALAALTLGNLTNLPAIATSAVALGVLETSMVANNRSPAESGAVLAGVIIVALLVRSLVGRSDSRADADDTSTWQAAEEIRDVPPELRRVPEVMATRAALALILAAGTLSLPLFLGTADLIKATAVAVFGIIGVSVIVLTGWAGQVSLGQMAFVAVGAAVTSKLSHEWDVDLILALLASAAVGAVVAVVVGLPALRQRGLFLAVTSLGFSLATTSYFLNDEFWVGSWVHDSPFQRLPLFGRLDIDSPTRMYYVAVVGLAVVLVAVRGVRRTRTGRVLLALRENEAAAQTFGISPLRAKLTGFALSGAVAAVAGGLYAYTLKIYTATSFEPNDSIEVFVMGVIGGLGSLSGGVIGAVYLQGMGWFLPGEWVFFATGVGVLVVLLVVPSGIGGLLYWLRDQWLRWVATQRGIIVPSLLADVAPTKAEEAAVLGVDPLPDTEEPT, from the coding sequence ATGGTCGCGACACTCGGGCCGGCTGCAGCGGTCCTGGCGGTACAGACAGTGCTGTTCCGCACCGATCTCGGGTTCATCCTCCAGGGCGCCACGATCGGCCTGTTGACCGCGTTGATCGCGGTCGGCATGGCCCTCATCTATCGGGCCAACCGGGTGCTGAACTTCAGCCAGGCCGACCTCGGCTACATCCCCGGTCTGCTCGGCGTGATGCTGGTGGCCGTCACCGGGCTCAACTACTTCCTCGGCTTCTTCGCCGGACTCGCGGTGGCGATCGTCGGTGGGGCGCTCGTCGAACTCATCGTCATCCGGCGCTTCTTCCGATCGGCCCGGCTGATCCTCACCGTCGTCACCCTCGGTCTGAGCCAGCTGCTCGTCTTCCTCGCGTTCTGGATGGCCGACCTCTGGGACGCCGAGTCGCGTTCACAGAAGGTGCACTTCCCCGTCGAGTTCAAATTCCAGGTGGAGTCGATCATCTTCCGCGAGGACGACGTCGTCGCCTGGGTGGTCGCCCCGCTGGCAATGGCCGCCGTGGCCCTCTTCCTTCGCGGCACGGTCATGGGCACGGCGATCAGGGGCGCAGCGGAGCGCGCCGATCTCGCCGGCCTCCTGGGCGTGCCGGTGCGCCGACTCCACACGATCGTGTGGTCGATCGCCACCACGCTCGCGTTCATCGCCATCTGGCTCCGGGCGGGCATCCTCGGGTTGCCGGTCGGCGCCGCCCTCTCGTTCGGTGTTCTCCTCCGCGCGCTGGCGGCGCTCACACTCGGCAACCTCACGAATCTCCCGGCCATCGCCACCAGCGCCGTCGCGCTCGGTGTCCTCGAGACCAGCATGGTCGCCAACAATCGCAGTCCGGCCGAGAGCGGCGCAGTGCTCGCGGGGGTGATCATCGTCGCCCTCCTGGTGCGTTCGCTGGTCGGCCGCAGCGACAGTCGGGCCGATGCCGACGACACCTCGACCTGGCAAGCAGCCGAGGAGATCCGAGACGTACCGCCGGAGCTGCGTCGCGTGCCGGAGGTGATGGCGACCAGGGCCGCGCTGGCCCTCATCCTCGCCGCGGGCACCCTCTCACTGCCCCTCTTCCTCGGCACCGCAGACCTCATCAAGGCCACCGCGGTCGCCGTGTTCGGGATCATCGGCGTCTCGGTGATCGTCCTGACCGGGTGGGCGGGCCAGGTGTCGCTCGGGCAGATGGCGTTCGTGGCGGTCGGCGCCGCAGTGACGTCGAAGCTCAGCCACGAGTGGGACGTCGACCTGATCCTCGCGCTGCTCGCCTCGGCTGCCGTCGGCGCGGTGGTGGCGGTCGTCGTCGGGCTTCCGGCGCTGCGACAACGGGGCCTGTTCCTCGCGGTCACCTCGCTCGGTTTCTCGCTGGCGACCACCAGCTACTTCCTCAACGACGAGTTCTGGGTCGGCTCCTGGGTCCACGACAGCCCGTTCCAACGCCTGCCGCTCTTCGGCCGGCTCGACATCGACAGCCCCACCCGCATGTACTACGTCGCCGTTGTCGGGCTCGCGGTTGTGCTCGTCGCCGTTCGCGGCGTGCGCCGCACCCGAACGGGTCGGGTACTCCTCGCGCTACGCGAGAACGAGGCGGCCGCGCAGACCTTCGGGATCAGCCCGCTGCGGGCCAAGCTGACCGGCTTCGCACTCTCGGGGGCGGTCGCCGCGGTGGCCGGCGGGCTGTACGCCTACACCCTCAAGATCTACACCGCGACGAGCTTCGAGCCCAACGACAGCATCGAGGTGTTCGTGATGGGCGTGATCGGCGGCCTGGGCAGTCTGTCGGGCGGCGTGATCGGCGCCGTCTACCTCCAAGGCATGGGCTGGTTCCTGCCGGGCGAGTGGGTGTTCTTCGCCACCGGGGTCGGCGTGCTGGTCGTACTCCTCGTGGTGCCGTCGGGCATCGGCGGCCTCCTCTACTGGCTACGGGATCAGTGGCTGCGCTGGGTGGCCACGCAGCGCGGCATCATCGTGCCGAGCCTGCTGGCGGACGTCGCGCCGACGAAGGCCGAGGAAGCGGCCGTCCTCGGCGTCGATCCACTGCCGGACACTGAGGAGCCGACATGA
- a CDS encoding MFS transporter, whose protein sequence is MSRIGPIARAIAHPARTLDGITGGGPVYPLLILFGLNAVDELDRTAFSVLLPEIREEFGLNLTGVLGIVAAVGAAALVLQVPIAQLADRGSRTRLTLIGAAIWAVFSFVTGLAWVLWALAVARAGSGIGKAVVDPTHNSLIADYYAPEHRNNVFAFHRAANVVGQIVGPIVAGLVAYQFGWRWPFIIFAIPTMVLVLLGLRMKEPIRGAHERRAMGASDEAIATEEDAPSYAEAWRMMWKIESLKRIWFALPFLAASLIGFGTFASLLYDEVFGFDERARGVLAAAVEPAGLIGLVIGARIGTRLMARDPGLVLRFLAVTAFFNAGIMVVFASAPVWWVATGAAAVASLVNAMFVPTIFAVLSMAIPPRARALGFSIGSLWILPGLIVLPLIGAIGDAWGIRWGMGMMAPVYLIGGLVISTAGLVIKDDIAQVWQTAAARAEVASERRAGRSKLLLVRGLNVSYGDVQILFDIDFEVEEGEIVALLGTNGAGKSTLLKSISGVVEADRGAIIFDGREMTFAPPNEVAQRGVIQVAGGQGVFPSLTVQENLDVAGWLRRRDPEGLAAEAARVYELFPALDTRREEPAANLSGGQQQMLAIGMALLGRPRLLMVDELSLGLAPVIVEQLLPVLRQLADEGVTIILVDQSVNVALTIAETAYFMEKGEIRFHGPTAELLDRPDVLRSVFLEGAGAAVGQSVGRTHDRPRRATVDPSPGFDADAPPILETIELSRSFGGIRAVDDVNLRVQPGEIIGLIGPNGAGKTTFFDVVTGFTPEDDGQVILDGRDVTGLAPFQRARRGLGRSFQDARLFPSLTVAEAMAVALEQEIEVRSALAAMLYLPNVHDAEEKVRLRVDELIELLGLGAFRHKFLRELSTGSRRIVDLACVVAHAPQVVLLDEPSSGIAQRETEALAPVLTRIRDELGAAMLVIEHDMPLVSAVADRIIALDQGAVIADGTADHVLHHPQVVASYLGTNEDVIARSGERGT, encoded by the coding sequence ATGAGCCGTATCGGCCCGATCGCCCGCGCCATCGCGCATCCGGCCCGGACCCTCGACGGGATCACCGGCGGCGGACCCGTCTATCCGTTGCTGATCCTCTTCGGCCTCAACGCGGTCGACGAGCTCGATCGCACCGCGTTCAGTGTGCTGCTGCCGGAGATCCGTGAGGAGTTCGGCCTCAACCTCACCGGCGTGCTCGGCATCGTCGCCGCAGTGGGTGCCGCGGCACTGGTTCTCCAGGTCCCGATCGCCCAGCTGGCCGACCGAGGCTCGCGAACCCGCCTGACGCTCATCGGTGCCGCCATCTGGGCCGTCTTCTCCTTCGTCACGGGGTTGGCATGGGTGTTGTGGGCCCTGGCCGTCGCCCGAGCGGGATCAGGGATCGGCAAGGCCGTCGTGGACCCCACCCACAACTCGCTGATCGCCGACTACTACGCGCCCGAGCACCGCAACAACGTCTTCGCGTTCCACCGTGCGGCCAATGTGGTCGGCCAGATCGTCGGCCCGATCGTCGCCGGCCTCGTCGCCTACCAGTTCGGCTGGCGCTGGCCGTTCATCATCTTCGCCATTCCGACCATGGTCCTCGTCCTCCTCGGCCTGCGGATGAAGGAACCCATCCGCGGCGCCCACGAGCGACGCGCCATGGGGGCGAGCGACGAGGCCATCGCCACCGAGGAGGACGCACCGTCCTATGCCGAGGCGTGGCGGATGATGTGGAAGATCGAGAGCCTGAAGCGGATCTGGTTCGCACTCCCCTTCCTCGCCGCATCGCTGATCGGCTTCGGCACGTTCGCCTCGCTGCTCTACGACGAGGTGTTCGGCTTCGACGAGCGGGCCCGAGGTGTGCTTGCCGCCGCGGTCGAGCCGGCGGGCCTGATCGGGCTCGTCATCGGCGCCCGCATCGGCACACGGCTGATGGCCCGGGACCCGGGCCTCGTCCTTCGCTTCCTCGCGGTCACAGCGTTCTTCAACGCCGGGATCATGGTCGTCTTCGCCAGCGCCCCGGTCTGGTGGGTGGCCACCGGTGCGGCGGCCGTCGCCTCACTCGTGAACGCGATGTTCGTCCCGACGATCTTCGCGGTCCTGTCGATGGCGATCCCACCGCGGGCCCGTGCCCTCGGTTTCTCGATCGGTTCGCTGTGGATCCTGCCGGGTCTCATCGTGCTTCCGTTGATCGGGGCGATCGGTGATGCCTGGGGCATCCGCTGGGGCATGGGCATGATGGCGCCCGTCTATCTCATCGGTGGACTGGTCATCTCCACCGCGGGACTCGTGATCAAGGACGACATCGCCCAGGTCTGGCAGACGGCAGCGGCGCGGGCCGAGGTCGCCAGCGAGCGGAGAGCGGGCCGCAGCAAGCTGCTCCTGGTTCGCGGGCTCAACGTGTCCTACGGCGACGTCCAGATCCTCTTCGACATCGACTTCGAGGTGGAGGAGGGTGAGATCGTCGCCCTCCTCGGCACCAACGGGGCCGGCAAGTCGACCCTGCTCAAGTCGATCTCGGGCGTCGTCGAAGCCGACCGCGGCGCGATCATCTTCGATGGCCGGGAGATGACCTTCGCGCCCCCCAACGAGGTCGCCCAACGCGGGGTGATCCAGGTCGCCGGCGGGCAGGGAGTCTTCCCGTCACTCACCGTCCAGGAGAACCTCGACGTCGCCGGTTGGCTCCGTCGCCGCGATCCGGAGGGACTCGCGGCCGAGGCCGCACGCGTCTACGAGCTGTTCCCCGCGCTCGACACGCGACGCGAGGAACCCGCGGCGAATCTGTCCGGAGGTCAGCAGCAGATGCTGGCGATCGGCATGGCGCTGCTCGGCCGACCTCGCCTCCTGATGGTCGACGAACTCTCGCTCGGGCTCGCGCCCGTGATCGTCGAACAGCTCCTCCCGGTGTTGCGCCAGCTCGCAGACGAGGGCGTCACGATCATCCTCGTCGATCAGTCGGTCAACGTCGCCCTCACGATCGCAGAGACGGCCTACTTCATGGAGAAGGGCGAGATCCGCTTCCACGGACCCACGGCCGAGCTGCTCGACCGCCCCGACGTGCTGCGTTCTGTGTTCCTCGAAGGCGCGGGTGCCGCGGTCGGCCAATCGGTCGGCAGGACTCACGATCGGCCTCGCCGCGCCACCGTCGACCCCTCGCCCGGCTTCGATGCCGACGCACCGCCGATCCTCGAGACCATCGAGCTCTCGCGGAGTTTCGGCGGCATCCGAGCGGTCGACGACGTCAACCTCCGAGTCCAGCCAGGCGAGATCATCGGCCTGATCGGTCCGAACGGCGCCGGGAAGACCACATTCTTCGATGTGGTCACCGGATTCACGCCCGAAGACGACGGCCAGGTGATCCTCGACGGTCGTGACGTCACCGGCCTCGCACCGTTCCAACGAGCCCGACGGGGGTTGGGGCGGTCGTTCCAGGACGCCCGACTGTTCCCGTCGTTGACCGTCGCCGAAGCGATGGCCGTTGCGCTCGAACAGGAGATCGAGGTTCGCAGCGCACTCGCCGCGATGCTCTATCTCCCCAACGTCCACGACGCCGAGGAGAAGGTCCGGCTGCGAGTCGACGAGCTCATCGAACTCCTCGGGCTCGGCGCGTTCCGCCACAAGTTCCTGCGTGAACTGTCGACCGGCTCACGACGAATCGTCGACCTCGCGTGTGTCGTCGCTCATGCGCCGCAGGTCGTGCTGCTCGACGAACCGTCGAGCGGGATCGCCCAGCGCGAGACCGAAGCGCTCGCCCCGGTGCTCACGCGTATCCGTGACGAGCTCGGTGCTGCGATGCTGGTCATCGAACACGACATGCCGCTCGTCTCGGCCGTCGCCGACCGGATCATCGCGCTGGATCAGGGCGCCGTGATCGCCGACGGCACGGCCGACCATGTGCTGCACCACCCCCAAGTAGTGGCGTCCTACCTCGGAACGAACGAGGATGTGATCGCCCGTTCGGGGGAACGGGGTACGTGA
- a CDS encoding amidohydrolase family protein encodes MVDHGTIVDVRPCRARPEHHLVAPGFIDLQVNGHDDVDLATADEVGWRRINGLLLEQGVTSWLPTLISAPLEVLSERVERLRGFMAVDAGPDPVGIHLEGPFLGAARGAHPADGPIDVDLAWLDALPTSVRLMTLGPECGGVVDAIARLDGRGVVCSLGHTTADAGQTERAIDAGARLFTHAFNASGVLHQREPGALGVALSDDRLAICLIADGIHVDPRVLRLAWRAKGPSRIVLVTDATGWRAGRLGDAGVALVDGAPRLADGTLAGSALRMDAAVRYCVDVVGIALVDALAAASTNPARVLGLDDRGSITPGRRADLVALTDALQVEVTWSAGTPTEAQPAGLG; translated from the coding sequence GTGGTCGACCACGGGACGATCGTCGACGTCCGGCCCTGCCGCGCCCGGCCCGAGCACCATCTGGTCGCGCCCGGGTTCATCGATCTCCAGGTCAACGGTCACGACGACGTCGACCTCGCCACGGCCGACGAGGTCGGGTGGCGCCGGATCAACGGTCTCCTGCTCGAACAGGGCGTGACGTCGTGGCTGCCGACCCTCATCTCGGCGCCGTTGGAGGTGCTCAGCGAGCGAGTGGAACGTCTGCGCGGCTTCATGGCCGTCGACGCGGGTCCGGATCCGGTCGGCATCCATCTCGAGGGCCCGTTCCTCGGCGCAGCCCGCGGCGCCCACCCCGCCGACGGTCCGATCGATGTCGACCTCGCCTGGCTGGACGCGCTGCCGACCTCGGTCCGCCTCATGACCCTCGGCCCCGAGTGCGGGGGAGTCGTCGATGCCATCGCACGGCTCGACGGTCGGGGAGTCGTCTGTTCACTCGGCCACACCACCGCCGACGCGGGCCAGACCGAGAGGGCGATCGATGCCGGCGCACGGCTGTTCACCCACGCGTTCAACGCGTCGGGCGTGCTGCACCAACGCGAGCCCGGCGCGCTGGGTGTCGCGCTGAGTGACGACCGGCTCGCCATCTGCCTGATCGCCGACGGCATCCATGTCGACCCACGGGTGCTCCGCCTCGCCTGGCGGGCCAAGGGGCCGTCCCGGATCGTGCTGGTCACCGACGCGACGGGGTGGCGGGCGGGTCGTCTGGGCGACGCGGGGGTCGCGCTCGTCGACGGTGCCCCGCGGCTCGCCGATGGAACCCTCGCCGGAAGCGCCCTGCGCATGGACGCCGCCGTTCGCTATTGCGTCGATGTCGTGGGGATCGCTCTCGTCGACGCACTGGCTGCGGCCTCGACGAACCCGGCTCGCGTGCTCGGGCTCGACGACCGGGGGTCGATCACCCCCGGTCGTCGAGCCGATCTCGTGGCGCTCACCGACGCGCTCCAGGTGGAGGTCACCTGGAGCGCCGGCACCCCGACCGAGGCTCAGCCGGCCGGGCTCGGATAG